A single Paracoccus pantotrophus DNA region contains:
- the rpsT gene encoding 30S ribosomal protein S20 → MANTPQSKKRARQIERRTAVNKARRSRIRTFLRKVEEAIAGGNAEIAREALKNAQPELMRGVTKGVIHKNTAARKMSRLAARVKALGTA, encoded by the coding sequence ATGGCCAATACGCCCCAGTCGAAGAAACGCGCCCGCCAGATCGAGCGCCGCACCGCCGTCAACAAGGCCCGCCGCTCGCGCATCCGCACCTTCCTGCGCAAGGTCGAGGAAGCCATCGCCGGCGGCAATGCCGAAATCGCCCGCGAGGCGCTGAAGAACGCCCAGCCCGAACTGATGCGCGGCGTGACCAAGGGCGTCATCCACAAGAATACCGCCGCGCGCAAGATGTCGCGCCTCGCGGCCCGCGTTAAGGCCCTGGGCACCGCCTGA
- the dnaN gene encoding DNA polymerase III subunit beta, giving the protein MKFSIERADLVKAVSQAQSVVERRNTIPILANVLIEATPEGVSFRATDLDTEIVDRAAAQVERPGATTVSAGMLNDIARKLPDGALVQLSLDAASGRLSVQAGRSNFSLATLPREDFPVMSSSEYSANFSAPAAVLRRLFDKSKFAISNEETRYYLNGVYMHVAQAEDGPSLRCVATDGHRLARIDAPLPMGAEDMPGVIVPRKTVAELRKLLDDDEAEIAVSVSETKVRFATPTITLTSKVIDGTFPDYSRVIPAGNARKLEVDAGDFAKAVDRVATVSSERSRAVKLSLDEDRLVLSVNAPDAGAADEELPVAYADEPLEIGFNAKYLHEIASQIERENAVFLFNGSGDAALIREGGDTSAVYVVMPMRV; this is encoded by the coding sequence ATGAAATTTTCGATCGAACGTGCCGATCTGGTGAAGGCCGTTTCCCAGGCCCAGTCCGTCGTCGAACGCCGCAACACCATTCCGATCCTGGCCAATGTGCTGATCGAAGCCACGCCCGAAGGCGTCAGCTTCCGCGCCACCGACCTGGATACCGAGATCGTGGACCGCGCCGCGGCGCAGGTCGAGCGGCCCGGCGCCACCACCGTCTCGGCCGGGATGCTCAACGACATCGCCCGCAAGCTGCCGGACGGCGCGCTGGTGCAGCTTAGCCTGGATGCCGCCTCGGGACGGCTTTCGGTGCAGGCGGGACGGTCGAACTTCAGCCTGGCGACGCTGCCGCGCGAGGATTTCCCGGTCATGTCCTCGTCGGAATACAGCGCGAATTTCTCGGCCCCCGCGGCGGTTCTGCGCCGGCTGTTCGACAAGTCGAAATTCGCCATCTCGAACGAGGAGACCCGCTATTACCTGAACGGCGTCTACATGCATGTCGCGCAGGCCGAGGACGGGCCCAGCCTGCGCTGCGTCGCGACCGACGGCCACCGGCTGGCCCGGATCGACGCGCCGCTGCCCATGGGCGCCGAGGACATGCCGGGGGTGATCGTGCCGCGCAAGACCGTGGCCGAGCTGCGCAAGCTGCTGGACGACGACGAGGCCGAGATCGCCGTCTCGGTCAGCGAGACCAAGGTGCGCTTCGCCACGCCCACCATCACGCTGACCTCGAAGGTGATCGACGGCACCTTCCCGGATTATTCCCGCGTGATCCCCGCAGGCAACGCGCGCAAGCTGGAAGTCGATGCCGGCGATTTCGCCAAGGCGGTGGACCGGGTGGCCACCGTCAGCAGCGAACGTTCGCGCGCCGTCAAGCTGTCCCTGGACGAGGACCGGCTGGTGCTGTCGGTGAATGCCCCCGACGCCGGCGCGGCGGACGAGGAACTGCCGGTCGCCTATGCCGACGAGCCGCTGGAGATCGGCTTCAACGCCAAATACCTGCACGAGATCGCCAGCCAGATCGAGCGCGAGAACGCGGTGTTCCTGTTCAACGGCTCGGGCGACGCGGCGCTGATCCGCGAGGGCGGCGACACCAGCGCGGTCTATGTCGTCATGCCGATGCGCGTGTGA
- a CDS encoding HesB/IscA family protein: MNTGLNLPPRVTERAFARLAEINEGGPARPLRVAVAGGGCSGFQYDIRLDEAAEDDLVLSGAGQRVVVDPVSLPFLAGATIDFADELIGARFTIDNPNASSSCGCGTSFSI; this comes from the coding sequence ATGAACACAGGTCTGAACCTGCCCCCCAGGGTCACCGAACGCGCGTTTGCGCGCCTGGCCGAAATCAACGAGGGCGGCCCTGCCCGGCCCCTGCGGGTCGCGGTCGCGGGCGGCGGCTGCTCGGGGTTCCAGTATGACATCCGCCTGGACGAGGCGGCCGAGGACGACCTGGTGCTCAGCGGTGCCGGCCAGCGCGTCGTGGTTGATCCGGTCTCGCTGCCTTTCCTGGCCGGCGCCACCATCGATTTCGCCGACGAGCTGATCGGCGCCCGCTTCACCATCGACAACCCCAATGCCAGCTCGTCCTGCGGCTGCGGCACCTCGTTTTCGATCTGA
- a CDS encoding OsmC family protein has product MIVNSGSAKWEGGLKDGKGVLSTKSGALSSQPYGFNTRFEGLPGTNPEELIGAAHAACFSMALSAILQEAGIGNVRIETTSEIGLAKEGDGFAIKTAHLNTRIWGDGDRAVIEECARKAEKGCPVSRVLNAEVTMDVTVG; this is encoded by the coding sequence ATGATCGTGAATTCCGGTTCGGCGAAATGGGAAGGCGGGCTCAAGGACGGCAAGGGGGTGCTGTCCACCAAGTCCGGGGCGCTGAGCAGCCAGCCCTATGGCTTCAACACCCGCTTCGAGGGCCTGCCCGGCACCAACCCCGAGGAACTGATCGGCGCGGCCCATGCGGCCTGTTTCAGCATGGCTCTGTCGGCGATCCTGCAAGAGGCGGGGATCGGCAATGTGCGGATCGAGACGACCTCCGAGATCGGGCTGGCCAAGGAGGGCGACGGCTTCGCCATCAAGACAGCGCATCTGAACACCCGGATCTGGGGCGACGGCGACAGGGCGGTGATCGAAGAATGCGCCCGCAAGGCCGAAAAGGGCTGCCCGGTCAGCAGGGTGCTGAATGCCGAGGTGACGATGGACGTGACGGTGGGGTAA
- the ubiE gene encoding bifunctional demethylmenaquinone methyltransferase/2-methoxy-6-polyprenyl-1,4-benzoquinol methylase UbiE, protein MTPDEPKETHFGFRTVAETDKAGLVHGVFSRVASRYDVMNDLMSGGIHRLWKTAMMDWLAPRDGQHLLDVAGGTGDIAFRFLERAPGARVTVCDMTESMLVEGRKRAEADKLAGHLAWVTGDAMQLPFADNSFDRYTISFGIRNVTRIPDALAEARRVLRPGGRLMVLEFSQMPVPMLQWLYDRYSFNVIPVMGQIVANDRDSYQYLVESIRKFPDQETFAAMIREAGFGRVQWRNLSMGIAALHSGWKL, encoded by the coding sequence ATGACCCCTGACGAGCCAAAGGAAACCCATTTCGGCTTTCGCACCGTGGCCGAGACGGACAAGGCCGGGCTGGTCCATGGCGTCTTCTCGCGCGTGGCCTCGCGCTATGACGTGATGAACGACCTGATGAGCGGCGGTATCCACCGCCTCTGGAAGACCGCGATGATGGACTGGCTGGCGCCGCGCGACGGCCAGCATCTGCTGGACGTGGCGGGCGGCACCGGCGACATCGCCTTTCGCTTTCTGGAGCGCGCGCCGGGCGCCCGCGTCACCGTCTGCGACATGACCGAGTCGATGCTGGTCGAGGGCCGCAAGCGCGCCGAGGCCGACAAGCTGGCCGGGCATCTCGCCTGGGTCACGGGCGATGCGATGCAACTGCCCTTTGCCGACAACAGCTTCGACCGCTACACGATCAGCTTCGGTATCCGCAACGTTACCCGCATCCCCGATGCCCTGGCCGAAGCGCGGCGCGTGCTGCGTCCCGGCGGCCGGCTGATGGTGCTGGAGTTCAGCCAGATGCCGGTGCCGATGCTGCAATGGCTCTATGACCGCTACAGCTTCAACGTGATCCCGGTGATGGGCCAGATCGTCGCCAACGACCGCGACAGCTACCAGTACCTGGTCGAATCGATCCGCAAGTTCCCCGACCAGGAAACCTTTGCCGCGATGATCCGCGAGGCGGGCTTCGGCCGCGTGCAATGGCGCAACCTGTCCATGGGCATCGCGGCGCTGCATTCGGGCTGGAAGCTGTAA
- a CDS encoding enoyl-CoA hydratase — MAYQTLTVEIDDYVALIRLNRPEALNALNAQLLGELGDALAEADRNEKVRCIVLTGSEKAFAAGADIKEMAGKSFVDVYTDDLFGAEIDRITATRKPIIAAVSGYALGGGCELAMACDFILCADNAKFGQPEINLGVIAGIGGTQRLTRFVGKSKAMEMHLTGRFMDAAEAERSGLVSRVVPAAKLIPEALAAARKIAEKGQIAVMAAKEAVNRAYETTLREGILFERRSFQALFATEDQKEGMAAFLEKREPQFRDR, encoded by the coding sequence ATGGCTTACCAGACCCTCACCGTCGAGATCGACGATTATGTGGCGCTGATCCGGCTGAACCGGCCCGAGGCGCTGAATGCCCTGAACGCGCAGCTTCTGGGCGAGTTGGGCGATGCGCTGGCCGAGGCAGACCGGAACGAGAAGGTGCGCTGCATCGTCCTGACCGGCAGCGAGAAAGCCTTTGCCGCCGGGGCCGACATCAAGGAAATGGCCGGCAAGAGCTTTGTCGACGTCTATACCGACGACCTGTTCGGCGCCGAGATCGACCGCATCACCGCCACGCGCAAGCCGATCATCGCCGCCGTGTCGGGCTATGCGCTGGGGGGCGGGTGCGAACTGGCCATGGCCTGCGACTTCATCCTCTGCGCAGACAATGCCAAGTTCGGCCAGCCGGAGATCAACCTGGGCGTCATCGCCGGCATCGGCGGCACCCAGCGGCTGACCCGTTTCGTCGGCAAGTCCAAGGCGATGGAGATGCATTTGACCGGCCGGTTCATGGATGCGGCCGAGGCCGAGCGTTCCGGGCTGGTCAGCCGCGTCGTGCCGGCCGCGAAGCTGATCCCCGAGGCGCTGGCCGCGGCCCGCAAGATCGCCGAGAAGGGCCAGATCGCCGTCATGGCCGCCAAGGAGGCGGTGAACCGCGCCTATGAGACCACGCTGCGCGAGGGCATCCTGTTCGAGCGCCGCAGCTTCCAGGCGCTGTTCGCGACCGAGGACCAGAAGGAGGGCATGGCCGCCTTTTTGGAAAAGCGCGAGCCGCAGTTCCGCGACCGCTGA
- the dnaA gene encoding chromosomal replication initiator protein DnaA encodes MDRLWGQAREELQKIVGADSFSTWIEPLRLTGVEDGTATIACPTRFLSDWVSRHYSDDILKVLDRMGGPVQRLSFETRSQTARQVAAPAVKCPAPRPAGEEELAAPLDSRFTFENFVVGKPNELAHAAARRVAEGGPVTFNPLFLYGGVGLGKTHLMHAIAREIQIRQPEARVLYLSAEQFMYRFVQALRDRTVMDFKELFRTVSVLMVDDVQFIAGKDSTQEEFFHTFNTLVDQGKQIVISADRAPGEIKDMEERIKSRLQCGLVVDLHPTDYELRLGILQSKTDSFRAQYPGLQIAPGVLEFLAHRITSNVRVLEGALQRLFAFASLMGREITLDMTQECLADILRANDRKVSIEEIQRKVAEHYNIRLADMIGPKRVRTVARPRQIAMYLSKQMTSRSLPEIGRRFGGRDHTTIMHGVKKIEELRSADRSLAEDIDLLRRLLEA; translated from the coding sequence ATGGACAGACTTTGGGGGCAGGCGCGTGAAGAACTTCAGAAGATCGTCGGAGCCGACAGTTTCTCGACCTGGATCGAGCCCCTGCGCCTGACCGGCGTCGAGGACGGCACCGCCACCATCGCCTGCCCGACCCGTTTCCTGTCCGACTGGGTCTCGCGCCATTACAGCGACGACATCCTGAAGGTTCTGGACCGCATGGGCGGCCCCGTGCAGCGCCTGAGCTTCGAGACCCGCAGCCAGACCGCCCGCCAGGTTGCGGCCCCCGCCGTCAAGTGCCCCGCCCCCCGTCCCGCCGGCGAGGAGGAGCTGGCCGCGCCGCTCGACAGCCGCTTCACCTTCGAGAACTTCGTCGTCGGCAAGCCCAACGAGCTGGCCCATGCCGCCGCCCGCCGCGTGGCCGAGGGCGGTCCCGTCACCTTCAACCCGCTTTTCCTTTACGGCGGCGTCGGCCTGGGCAAGACCCACCTGATGCATGCCATCGCCCGCGAGATCCAGATCCGCCAGCCCGAGGCGCGGGTGCTTTACCTGTCGGCCGAGCAGTTCATGTATCGCTTTGTCCAGGCGCTGCGCGACCGCACGGTGATGGATTTCAAGGAACTGTTCCGCACCGTTTCGGTGCTGATGGTCGACGACGTGCAGTTCATCGCCGGCAAGGATTCCACGCAGGAGGAATTCTTCCACACCTTCAACACCCTGGTGGACCAGGGCAAGCAGATCGTCATCTCGGCCGACCGCGCGCCGGGCGAGATCAAGGACATGGAGGAGCGCATCAAGTCGCGCCTGCAATGCGGCCTGGTCGTGGATCTGCACCCGACCGATTACGAGCTGCGCCTGGGCATCCTGCAAAGCAAGACCGACAGTTTCCGCGCCCAGTATCCCGGCTTGCAGATCGCGCCGGGCGTGCTGGAATTCCTGGCCCATCGCATCACCTCGAACGTCCGGGTACTGGAGGGCGCGCTGCAGCGGCTTTTCGCCTTTGCCAGCCTGATGGGGCGCGAGATCACGCTGGACATGACCCAGGAATGCCTGGCCGACATTCTGCGCGCCAACGACCGCAAGGTCTCGATCGAGGAGATCCAGCGCAAGGTTGCCGAGCATTACAACATCCGCCTGGCCGACATGATCGGGCCCAAGCGGGTGCGCACCGTTGCCCGGCCGCGGCAGATCGCCATGTACCTGTCCAAGCAGATGACCTCGCGCAGCCTGCCCGAGATCGGGCGCCGCTTCGGCGGGCGCGACCATACCACCATCATGCATGGCGTGAAGAAGATCGAGGAGCTGCGCAGCGCCGACCGCAGCCTGGCCGAGGATATCGACCTGCTGCGCCGCCTGCTGGAGGCGTGA
- the xth gene encoding exodeoxyribonuclease III, giving the protein MKIATFNINGVRARIETLTGWLADAQPDVVVLQEIKTQDEGFPREPIADLGYNIETHGQKGFNGVAILSKLPLEDVSRGLPGDETDEQARYIEATVVGHRALRIAGLYLPNGNPQPGPKFDYKLAWMERLRARGKALLATEMPAVMLGDYNVIPEPRDAAFPEKWLDDALFQPESRAALRRILFDGWADAVRLRHPGSTRGPFTFWDYQAGAWQRDNGIRIDHVLLSPQAADLLIDVGIDRDERAKDKPSDHVPVWIDLDA; this is encoded by the coding sequence ATGAAGATCGCGACATTCAACATCAACGGCGTCCGCGCCCGTATCGAGACCCTGACCGGCTGGCTCGCCGACGCCCAGCCCGATGTCGTGGTCCTGCAAGAGATCAAGACCCAGGACGAGGGCTTCCCGCGCGAACCCATCGCCGACTTGGGCTACAATATCGAAACCCACGGGCAAAAGGGCTTCAACGGCGTCGCCATCCTGTCCAAGCTGCCGCTGGAGGATGTCAGCCGCGGCCTGCCGGGCGACGAGACGGACGAGCAGGCCCGCTATATCGAGGCGACTGTGGTCGGCCATCGCGCGCTGCGCATCGCCGGGCTCTATTTGCCGAACGGCAACCCGCAGCCGGGGCCGAAATTCGACTACAAGCTGGCCTGGATGGAGCGGCTGCGCGCGCGGGGCAAGGCGCTGCTGGCGACCGAGATGCCGGCGGTGATGCTGGGCGATTACAACGTCATCCCCGAACCCCGCGACGCCGCTTTCCCGGAAAAATGGCTGGACGATGCGCTGTTCCAGCCCGAAAGCCGCGCCGCGTTGCGCCGCATCCTCTTTGACGGCTGGGCCGATGCGGTGCGTCTGCGCCATCCGGGCAGCACGCGCGGTCCCTTCACCTTCTGGGACTACCAGGCGGGCGCCTGGCAAAGGGACAACGGCATCCGCATCGACCATGTGCTGCTGTCGCCGCAAGCCGCCGACCTGCTGATCGACGTCGGCATCGACCGCGACGAACGCGCCAAGGACAAGCCCAGCGACCATGTCCCGGTCTGGATCGATCTCGACGCCTGA
- the recF gene encoding DNA replication/repair protein RecF (All proteins in this family for which functions are known are DNA-binding proteins that assist the filamentation of RecA onto DNA for the initiation of recombination or recombinational repair.) encodes MTLTRLHLTQFRSWARLEIEADRRPVAIHGPNGAGKTNILEAISMLSPGRGMRGAAPGDQARKGPDVGWQIRARIGEQEVATRALPGQPREVVIDDKPATQLALGRLMRVIWLTPAMDRLWTDAPEQRRRFLDRITLSFAPGHAEDALAYDKAMRERNRLLRDEVRDAGWYRALETQMAEAGAALTRNRLEAIARIMAAQDGAGTTFPSASLALLPGEGAADDPDAPSIAARLAEGRNRDMAAGRTLNGPHRADLGAHWGPQAMPAALSSTGEQKALLLSLILANARALEGESPVLLLDEVAAHLDADRRAALYDEICALDAQAWLTGTGPELFEALRGRAQTLAVAREGDMSLLIGDGM; translated from the coding sequence GTGACGCTGACCCGGCTGCACCTGACCCAGTTCCGCAGCTGGGCCAGGCTGGAGATCGAGGCCGACCGCCGCCCCGTCGCCATCCATGGCCCGAACGGGGCGGGCAAGACCAATATCCTGGAAGCCATCTCGATGCTCTCGCCCGGGCGGGGCATGCGCGGCGCCGCGCCCGGCGACCAGGCCCGCAAGGGGCCGGATGTCGGCTGGCAGATCCGCGCCCGGATCGGCGAACAGGAGGTCGCGACCCGCGCCCTGCCCGGCCAGCCGCGCGAGGTGGTGATCGACGACAAGCCCGCGACCCAGCTGGCGCTTGGCCGGCTGATGCGGGTGATCTGGCTGACCCCCGCCATGGACCGGCTGTGGACCGATGCGCCCGAACAGCGGCGGCGTTTCCTGGACCGGATCACGCTCAGCTTCGCGCCGGGCCATGCCGAGGATGCGCTGGCCTATGACAAGGCCATGCGCGAGCGCAACCGGCTGCTGCGCGACGAGGTGCGCGACGCCGGCTGGTATCGCGCGCTGGAGACGCAGATGGCCGAGGCGGGCGCGGCGCTGACGCGCAACCGGCTGGAGGCCATCGCCCGGATCATGGCGGCGCAGGATGGGGCCGGGACCACCTTTCCCTCGGCCAGCCTGGCCCTGCTGCCGGGCGAAGGCGCGGCCGACGACCCCGACGCACCGAGCATCGCCGCCCGCCTGGCCGAGGGGCGCAACCGCGACATGGCGGCCGGCCGCACGCTGAACGGCCCGCATCGCGCCGATCTGGGCGCGCATTGGGGGCCGCAGGCCATGCCCGCCGCGCTATCCTCGACCGGCGAGCAAAAGGCGCTGCTGCTGTCGCTGATCCTGGCCAATGCCCGCGCGCTGGAGGGTGAAAGCCCGGTGCTGCTGCTGGACGAAGTCGCGGCGCATCTGGATGCCGACCGCCGCGCAGCACTTTACGACGAGATCTGCGCTCTCGATGCGCAAGCCTGGCTGACCGGGACCGGGCCGGAGCTGTTCGAGGCGCTGCGCGGCCGGGCACAGACCCTTGCGGTCGCGCGCGAGGGCGACATGTCGCTGCTGATCGGGGACGGCATGTGA
- a CDS encoding deoxyguanosinetriphosphate triphosphohydrolase, giving the protein MMAPYACQPEDSRGRRWPERMSTFRSPWQRDRDRIIHSSAFRRLKHKTQVFVEHEGDYYRTRLTHTIEVAQVARTIAGALGLNTDLAETVALAHDLGHPPFGHTGEDALAALMAPYGGFDHNAQALRIVTRLERHYADFDGLNLTWESLEGIAKHNGPVTGELPYALAEVNAEWDLELHTNASAEAQVAAVADDVAYNHHDLHDGLRAGLFTEADLAQLPVVGEAFAEVDALHPGLEPMRRRHEALRRVFGVMVEDVIAVAQNRLAGLQPQGVDDIRGMEGPIIRFSKPLYQNLKAIKLFLFQRMYRAPSVVVERRRVTEMLNGLFPLFLADPSKMPQNWFEAAEAAGDETGRARVVLDYVAGMTDRFAIQEAQRLLG; this is encoded by the coding sequence ATGATGGCACCCTATGCCTGCCAGCCCGAAGACAGCCGCGGCCGCCGCTGGCCCGAGCGCATGTCCACCTTTCGCAGCCCCTGGCAGCGCGACCGCGACCGCATCATCCATTCCAGCGCCTTCCGTCGGCTGAAGCACAAGACCCAGGTCTTTGTCGAGCACGAGGGGGATTACTACCGCACCCGCCTGACCCATACGATCGAGGTGGCGCAGGTCGCCCGCACCATCGCCGGCGCGCTGGGGCTGAACACCGACCTGGCCGAGACTGTGGCGCTGGCGCATGACCTGGGCCACCCGCCCTTCGGCCATACCGGCGAAGATGCGCTGGCGGCGCTGATGGCGCCCTATGGCGGCTTCGACCACAATGCCCAGGCGCTGCGCATCGTGACCCGGCTGGAACGGCATTATGCCGATTTCGACGGGCTGAACCTGACCTGGGAAAGCCTGGAGGGCATCGCCAAGCACAACGGGCCGGTGACGGGCGAGCTGCCCTATGCGCTGGCCGAGGTGAATGCAGAATGGGATCTGGAGCTGCATACCAATGCCAGCGCCGAGGCGCAGGTGGCCGCGGTGGCCGACGACGTGGCCTACAACCACCACGACCTGCATGACGGTCTGCGCGCGGGGCTGTTCACCGAGGCGGATCTGGCACAGCTGCCGGTGGTCGGCGAGGCCTTTGCCGAGGTCGATGCGCTGCATCCCGGACTGGAACCGATGCGGCGCCGACACGAGGCGCTGCGCCGCGTCTTCGGCGTGATGGTCGAGGATGTGATCGCGGTCGCGCAGAACCGCCTGGCCGGCCTGCAACCGCAAGGCGTCGACGACATTCGCGGCATGGAGGGGCCGATCATCCGCTTTTCCAAGCCGCTTTACCAGAATCTCAAGGCGATCAAGCTGTTCCTGTTCCAGCGCATGTATCGCGCCCCCTCGGTGGTGGTCGAGCGCCGGCGCGTGACCGAGATGCTGAACGGGCTGTTCCCGCTGTTCCTGGCCGATCCGTCGAAAATGCCGCAGAACTGGTTCGAGGCCGCCGAGGCCGCCGGGGACGAGACCGGGCGCGCGCGGGTGGTCTTGGATTACGTCGCCGGCATGACCGACCGCTTCGCCATCCAGGAGGCGCAGCGCCTGCTGGGCTGA
- the mutM gene encoding bifunctional DNA-formamidopyrimidine glycosylase/DNA-(apurinic or apyrimidinic site) lyase, which produces MPELPEVETVRRGLEPHLEGRVIARAEARRPDLRWPLPPDLVQVLTGARVVALRRRSKYILAELEHRGSLLLHLGMSGRMLIEDESQGAFHRDPAILPRHDHVVFWTDRGTRITFNDARRFGMVDLVAPGATHPLLAHLGPEPLSDAFTPEALAAALAGRRMPIKAALLDQRIVAGLGNIYVSEALYRAGIDPRRLAGTVSAPETAALVGHIRAVLEEAIAAGGSSLRDHRQATGELGYFQHAFRVYGREGAPCPAPGCAGVVQRIVQSGRSSFFCPLCQQ; this is translated from the coding sequence ATGCCAGAACTGCCAGAGGTCGAAACCGTCCGGCGCGGCCTTGAGCCGCATCTTGAAGGCCGCGTGATCGCCCGCGCCGAAGCCCGCCGTCCCGACCTGCGCTGGCCGCTGCCGCCCGACCTGGTGCAGGTGCTGACCGGCGCGCGGGTCGTCGCCTTGCGGCGGCGCTCGAAATACATCCTGGCCGAGCTGGAGCATCGCGGCAGTCTGCTTTTGCACCTGGGCATGTCGGGCCGGATGCTGATCGAGGACGAATCACAGGGCGCGTTTCACCGCGACCCGGCCATCCTGCCGCGCCACGACCATGTGGTCTTCTGGACCGACCGGGGCACCCGCATCACCTTCAACGACGCGCGGCGATTCGGCATGGTCGACCTGGTGGCGCCGGGCGCGACCCATCCGCTGCTGGCGCATCTGGGGCCCGAGCCGCTGTCGGACGCCTTTACCCCCGAGGCGCTGGCGGCCGCCCTGGCCGGGCGGCGCATGCCCATCAAGGCGGCGCTGCTCGATCAGCGGATCGTGGCCGGGCTGGGCAATATCTACGTCTCCGAGGCGCTCTATCGCGCCGGCATCGACCCGCGCCGCCTGGCCGGGACGGTCTCGGCACCCGAGACGGCGGCGCTGGTCGGCCATATCCGCGCCGTGCTGGAGGAGGCGATCGCCGCCGGGGGGTCATCCTTGCGCGACCACCGGCAGGCGACGGGCGAGCTGGGCTATTTCCAGCACGCCTTCCGCGTCTATGGCCGCGAGGGCGCCCCCTGCCCGGCACCGGGCTGCGCCGGCGTGGTGCAGCGCATCGTGCAATCGGGCCGGTCGAGCTTTTTCTGCCCGCTCTGCCAGCAGTGA